CCAACTACTATTTATGGCGTAAATCCAGAGTATTTAAATATTAAAGTAGTGGATTTACAAAGTGGTAGTATGTTTACAGATGCCGAAGTGAAATCGGCATCTAAAGTGGTTGTAATTGGGCAAACTGTTGTAGACAATGTGTTTACCAATGGTCAAAATCCAGTAGGACAGATGATTCGTTTTAATAATATTCCTTTTAAAGTTATTGGTGTTTTAGAAGAAAAAGGCGAAAACACCTTTGGCCAAGACCAAGACGATGTGGTTATTGCACCTTATACAACAGTACAAAAACGAATTTTGGCAATAGATTATTTAAATCAAATTATGGCTTCTGCTATTAGTGAAGATGATGCTGCCAAAGCAGTAACACAAGTTTCTGAACTACTACGTACAGAGCATAAATTAATGGATAATGAAGACGACGATTTTACTGTACGATCTATGGAAGAGTTAATTTCTACCTTTAGTTCCACTAGCGAAATGCTTACAATACTACTCGTTGCAGTAGCAAGTATTTCGTTATTAATTGGAGGCATTGGGATTATGAATATCATGTATGTCTCTGTTAAAGAGCGTACAAAGGAAATTGGTTTACGTATGGCCGTAGGAGGTAAGGGGTCCGATATTTTAATGCAATTTTTAATCGAAGCTATTTTAATAAGTATTACAGGAGGGATTTTAGGTGTATTATTAGG
The genomic region above belongs to Mariniflexile litorale and contains:
- a CDS encoding ABC transporter permease, coding for MRLLNLFKIATKAIVLNKTRTLLTMLGIIIGVASVIAMLAIGEGSKESIRTTISAMGSNMITIRPGADDRGPARGSGGNVQTLTLKNYETIKEKATLLSYITPVVNGGGQVINGSNNWPTTIYGVNPEYLNIKVVDLQSGSMFTDAEVKSASKVVVIGQTVVDNVFTNGQNPVGQMIRFNNIPFKVIGVLEEKGENTFGQDQDDVVIAPYTTVQKRILAIDYLNQIMASAISEDDAAKAVTQVSELLRTEHKLMDNEDDDFTVRSMEELISTFSSTSEMLTILLVAVASISLLIGGIGIMNIMYVSVKERTKEIGLRMAVGGKGSDILMQFLIEAILISITGGILGVLLGLGATVFIEKFLNWPTSVALYSIVISFAVCAVTGIFFGWYPARKASALDPITALRYE